A genomic region of Desulfosarcina ovata subsp. ovata contains the following coding sequences:
- a CDS encoding response regulator, translating into MKAKVLFFDDIFSDIFREKHLKEELAWDDNWIDSISKSLDESTQRIGVSFEIIKSGEIDAWEALIKKENPDIILLDLFWVEQAQQKYNDRNRAVDISMDVMQQVRKSFPSIPVVCYTIKPDYQLMERAYEAGATFFLEKVPLAIPEVHSSLKYILIYLIRQVQKENLIMEPDF; encoded by the coding sequence ATGAAAGCAAAAGTATTATTTTTTGACGATATTTTCAGTGATATATTCAGAGAAAAACATCTAAAAGAGGAACTGGCATGGGACGATAACTGGATAGATTCGATTTCTAAATCACTTGATGAGTCTACGCAAAGGATCGGAGTCAGTTTCGAGATCATTAAAAGTGGCGAAATCGATGCGTGGGAAGCGTTAATTAAAAAGGAGAACCCGGACATCATTTTGCTTGATCTTTTCTGGGTCGAACAGGCACAGCAGAAATATAATGATCGAAATCGAGCAGTGGACATCAGCATGGATGTCATGCAGCAGGTTCGCAAGTCGTTTCCTTCTATTCCTGTTGTTTGTTATACGATCAAGCCTGATTATCAATTGATGGAAAGAGCGTATGAAGCAGGCGCCACTTTTTTCCTTGAAAAGGTTCCGCTGGCAATCCCGGAGGTTCACAGCTCATTGAAGTATATTTTAATTTATTTGATACGACAGGTGCAAAAAGAGAATCTTATCATGGAGCCTGATTTTTAA
- a CDS encoding MBL fold metallo-hydrolase, with the protein MVEEVRPNLFRVKIPLPDSPLRFLNSYIIISTKRNLIIDTGLNRQECFEAMKSALKELKVKLEVTDFFITHLHADHFGLLSKLVTESSKVYFNRPDAEIIESWEGFETMIAYAGRSGFPEGKLRSALTQHPGYKFGSDWVPKLNILKDGDHIDIGEYHFQCIETPGHTLGHTCLYEPDKKILVSGDHVLQDISPNIQCWSDDENPLKSYLKSLEKVFELDADLVLPGHRRLFNDHRQRIRELQTHHSRRLTEIQDILSNSPISAYETASQMTWDIRADSWKAFPLMQQWFATGEAISHLRYLEEKRMIRRKMADNMVKFLIPSDRSLTQIIKNEPTLRNTG; encoded by the coding sequence ATGGTTGAAGAGGTACGCCCGAACTTATTTCGAGTTAAAATCCCCCTGCCTGACAGCCCGCTGAGATTTTTAAACTCGTATATTATTATTTCAACTAAAAGAAATCTAATCATTGACACGGGGCTTAACCGGCAAGAATGTTTTGAAGCAATGAAATCGGCCCTTAAGGAATTGAAGGTAAAACTGGAGGTCACGGATTTTTTCATCACGCATCTTCATGCCGATCATTTTGGTCTTTTATCAAAACTGGTTACAGAATCTTCCAAAGTATATTTCAATCGTCCTGATGCAGAGATTATCGAGTCATGGGAAGGTTTTGAAACAATGATCGCATACGCTGGCCGAAGCGGGTTTCCTGAAGGCAAACTTCGATCTGCCCTTACCCAGCACCCTGGATATAAATTTGGGTCCGATTGGGTTCCGAAATTAAACATCCTTAAAGACGGAGACCATATCGATATCGGTGAGTATCACTTTCAATGCATCGAAACCCCAGGACATACACTGGGGCACACATGCCTATATGAACCTGATAAAAAAATATTGGTGTCGGGCGATCACGTTCTTCAGGACATAAGCCCGAACATACAGTGCTGGTCAGATGATGAAAATCCGCTGAAAAGCTATCTAAAAAGCCTTGAAAAGGTCTTTGAGCTTGATGCAGATCTGGTTCTGCCTGGGCATCGGCGACTTTTCAACGACCACCGGCAGCGGATCAGGGAACTTCAAACCCATCATTCAAGACGGCTGACTGAGATTCAAGACATCCTAAGTAATAGCCCTATAAGTGCCTATGAAACAGCTTCACAAATGACCTGGGATATTCGGGCCGATAGCTGGAAGGCGTTTCCCCTTATGCAACAGTGGTTTGCTACCGGAGAGGCCATCTCACATTTACGCTATCTTGAAGAAAAACGAATGATAAGAAGGAAAATGGCTGATAATATGGTTAAATTTTTAATACCCTCTGACCGCTCTTTAACGCAAATTATAAAAAATGAACCCACACTTCGAAACACGGGATAG